From the genome of Vicia villosa cultivar HV-30 ecotype Madison, WI linkage group LG2, Vvil1.0, whole genome shotgun sequence, one region includes:
- the LOC131649816 gene encoding uncharacterized protein LOC131649816 → MAPPLKTGSRNISYTFLNPNLDSLECLVKKITPDETTKFREKYGYILSLLKMPFTKYEQEGVHTLLQFYNPSLRCFTFPDYLLVPTLEEYSLFLGIPIKKGEVPYYSTMEAPTSIEISKALYLSKSVVDANLAERGRSQGFHMEFLVKRGCDAAKAKEWDTFRAILALSIYGILMFPNVPDFVDMSAIHLFILQNPVPTLLGDVYHSVHQKNRQKKGLVRCFAPLLYRWFRSHLPERGAFVDSRHTSKWAERIMGLRAKDIVWYNRSLEDKEVIMSCGKFNNVPLMGVRGGINYNPVLARRTYGYAFVNPPEQSEIAENIFYHVVTDNGQMAEAVQAWKSICWRDKKHFGQRDCATYEDYTKWVETVANTQGMPFPIKDPLYPPVGAQPNMVSMPQLEELYAKGSTSQKRPRVVADPKSTKIQERKIKEHYEDQLAELTKRLQIQTDIAKSEKARRKKADKLLLERQARIEGCYEEIRKLKGRVEEKGQSDTQAQEEARGWELRSRYLETMHFRKDLLIQEVVKRPTHADTKKLFEEMKAWSYKNIGDSPLRHLDMGDPA, encoded by the exons ATGGCTCCTCCATTGAAGACTGGTAGTCGCAACATCTCCTACACATTTCTAAATCCGAATCTGGATTCTCTCGAGTGTTTGGTTAAGAAGATCACGCCGGATGAAACAACCAAGTTCCGTGAAAAATATGGGTATATTCTGAGTcttctcaagatgccgttcaccaaATACGAGCAAGAAGGAGTTCATACCTTGCTTCAGTTCTACAACCCTTCTCTCCGTTGCTTCACGTTCCCTGACTACCTTTTGGTTCCCACATTGGAAGAATATTCTCTTTTCCTCGGTATTCCGATCAAGAAGGGAGAAGTTCCGTACTATAGCACCATGGAGGCTCCCACTTCTATTGAAATCTccaaggctctttatttgagcaagtcagtTGTTGATGCAAATCTTGCCGAGAGAGGAAGATCTCAGGGTTTTCATATGGAGTTCCTGGTCAAAAGAGGGTGTGATGCTGCTAAAGCGAAAGAATGGGACACTTTTAGGGCTATCCTAGCTCTAAGTATCTATGGTATCCTAATGTTCCCGAACGTGCCTGATTTTGTTGACATGAGTGCAATCCATCTGTTCATTCTACAGAATCCTGTTCCTACACTCTTGGGGGATGTTTATCATTCAGTTCATCAAAAGAATCGtcaaaagaagggtttggtcagATGTTTTGCTCCTTTGCTATATCGTTGGTTCAGATCACATTTGCCTGAACGTGGAGCTTTCGTTGATAGTAGGCACACCTCTAAATGGGCTGAAAGGATTATGGGACTTAGAGCCAAAGACATTGTATGGTATAACAGATCTTTGGAAGACAAGGAGGTTATCATGAGTTGTGGAAAGTTCAATAATGTGCCCCTCATGGGTGTTAGAGGTGGGATCAATTATAATCCCGTCTTGGCTAGGAGAACTTATGGATATGCTTTCGTCAATCCTCCTGAGCAATCTGAGATAGCTGAGAACATTTTCTATCATGTGGTCACCGACAATGGGCAGATGGCAGAAGCTGTACAAGCCTGgaagagtatttgttggagagacaAGAAGCATTTTGGTCAAAGGGACTGTGCGACTTATGAAGACTATACTAAGTGGGTCGAAACTGTGGCTAATACCCAAGGGATGCCTTTCCCTATTAAGGATCCTTTGTACCCTCCTGTTGGCGCACAACCCAACATGGTCTCCATGCCTC agcttgaagagTTGTACGCCAAGGGAAGCACTTCTCAGAAGAGGCCGAGAGTGGTTGCCGATCCCAAGTCCACTAAGATTCAAGAGAGGAAGATCAAAGAGCATTATGAGGATCAGTTGGCGGAATTGACAAAGAGGCTCCAAATCCAGACTGATATAGCCAAATCAGAGAAAGCCCGTCGAAAGAAAGCAGACAAGCTCCTTCTGGAACGTCAGGCAAGGATTGAGGGGTGTTATGAAGAGATTCGCAAGTTGAAGGGTCGAGTGGAGGAAAAGGGGCAAAGTGATACTCAAGCTCAAGAGGAGGCCAGAGGTTGGGAATTGAGAAGCCGTTACTTGGAGACCATGCATTTCAGAAAGGACCTATTGATTCAAGAAGTTGTTAAAAGACCAACCCATGCTGATACCAAAAAGCTGTTTGAAGAAATGAAAGCTTGGAGTTATAAGAACATTGGAGATAGCCCACTTCGtcatttggacatgggagatcctgcTTAG